GTTAATTTCCTTGTCGACTATGGCGAGAGATGAATACGGTAGATAGATTTTAAGATTAAAAAGAATATTGATAATGTAATGTTGAACaagtaaaattatagaaaatttatgATAGTCTGCAAGTGGCTTGATTTGCAAAATGAATTAGTATCACTGTCCAAATTGATTGTGCTCTAATTATTCAAAACCCTTAAATGGTAGACTCTTAAGGGTAGTTGAATAGGGAttcgattttaaaaatttaagaactTTGTAAAAGAGATTAGAGTGCAAAAATTTAGCAAATTTCAAGGGAAGCAAATATTGTTGCTCGCACTCTAGCTGGGCTGATAAGAAATTTCCTTATGACTCTCACATTTTCCAGATatacctcctgtggttgctgctCAAATAAGGAATGATGGTCAAATTTTGCTTTATACTTATGATGTTATTTTGTAATTGATGTCtctttttttacaaaatatatatatacaaagaaaTTACATTACACCAATAAAAAGTAAATGATAAATTCTATGCAATGCTACAAATAAATAATAGAAGGatcttctcaaaaaaaaaaaaagaaatcgaaaTGAGGAGTCCAACCCCAAAACCGAGGCAACAGCCAGgtggtttttttttcctttggtcATTGTTAATAGCCGTTCATAACAATGAAATTGAGAGCTCTTTTGTCTTGTTTCCATTCCAcataagaaaaaagaaatcagGAGattaatacacaaaaaaaaacgATAAATTCATGATTTTTCCTTTGTACAAATATTAGAGTATAGTTGAGGATAATATAAAGGGTCaatcaatccaaaaacaaaagagaaaagaagcTGGAATATCAATTTCTTAACATAATCAAACCTAAGGTTAAGCTGGATTCTTAAATAAAAGCTCAACCGCCCCTTCCAGTCCACAGTTTTCCTCTTCTGCTTATATGATATTGTCATCTCTTCTTTTCTGACATTAAGTTCAGCCAAAATTGAAAGTGAACATCATTTTACTGCAGAAAGGATATGCTGaaaatatataacatatggaAAAGCAATGAAATCCTACAAACCGCATGAGCCCCGGACTACTGATGGACCTTAGCTTGTAACTATACTAGTTTATGCATTCCCATTGCCAGAGCTGCTACAGTCTTGATTAGGCAGGACAGAGTTCCCAAACTCTCCATCCATGCTCATCTGCTGGACTTCCTGAGGGGAGAGTATTTTGATGCATCGGACACAGTTGATAAACTCCCTGTAATGGAACAGATGTAAAACTGTCACGAAAAGCACTTATCTCAAATGTTACAGTATTTAATTTCCATTTCATCAATCAGGTCTAATGGCTCAGATCGTGTTCACTGGGGAAAACAATGTAATATATTAATAGAGAAGCAAAAGGGCTTACTCCCATGGGTCATCTCCTACTAGCAGAACATCGTTCTCGTGATCCACATAGACTAGTTTCCAGCCTACTCTCCCTCGGTCTTCCAGCTGCCCCTCAATTCCAAACCTACGAGCCAAATCTTGTTTGAGCTCATCATAACCTGAATAACGAGTTATATCTATTGATCTTCCAACAGCTCCACGTTTGTAAACCTTGTAAAGGTAAATACATAAAATTAGAATCCTTGACGAATGAGAAGACAAGAAAAATTATTTGTGATGTGTGAGAGTGACAAGTTGCACACACACTTTAGTGGACTAGGGTTCAAAAGGTAGGGATCACAGATAGAGAGATCAACTCAATGTGATTGTTAAATTTAGAATAACATACCTTGGTATATGTTCGCAATCTCTGAAATTGTGATGGTGGGGTCCATGCATTGCGGTTTATGAAGCTGCTATGGTTTATAGTGGGATCAATGGAGTTAAACGCCATATCTGGAACTCTATATGGCTGGGAAACCATTGACGAAGAAAGTTCTTGCTGAGCATCTTTAGGGTTTTCATAGCTGGCGAGTATCCCTTCCGAAGAGAGGTGATTTGAAAAATCCTTCCCCAGTCCCATCATGCCTTTCGCAGACAAAGTGTCAGAATTCATGGGCATCTCAATTTGGCTATCCATATTATTGCCATATGAAACATTATTCCTTGGATATGCCTGAACTTCTCCCTCTTGACTTGTATCTCTCAACAACATTGTTTGAGGGTTGTAAGACAGTGTGTTTTGGTGCAAATGAGCATCACTTTGAGAAAGGCAAACTGAAGTTGTAGAAGATGATGTGTCCAAACAATCTGCAAGTGCTGTAGCACCATTGATACAGTTTTGCGGGGCAAAAGAGCCTTGGTTTTGACTCTTGGAGATATTCAACAAGGGTTTAACAGACTTTTGCTGCTGTTCTTTAACCATATTAGCCTTAGTTGACATTGTCTCCAAGGCATTAGCATTCAATACTGTGGCAGCAGACTGACTGATGTCATCTCCTAACCCAGCACTCCTGTGGACTTTGCTGTCTATCATTGGTTGAAGAACACTTGGACAGTTTGTAGATGGTGAAGTGGAGCATGATGGATTATCATCAGTAATCACAGAAGGTGCGGCTACAGCAGCAGACGTCATTACACTACTAACAGCTGTGGAGAATTGATTTGTTGCTGTAGTTTGGAAGGGACCTACAAGACCAGGAACTTCAGGTAGCATTCCAGTTTGTTGTTGCTGAACTTTTGACTGCAGAGGCGGCTGAGAGAACCAAACATTTGCCTGGCTGTTATTTTTAGGCATCTGCTGTGGGGCAACATTAGATTGAGGTAGCAAGGTAGGTATGTTTTGAGGCATCTCTAACACTTGGCTAGCTGTCACAGAACTAGAGAAGCTCTGAGACGCATCTAACAGCTGCCTTTGTTGATCTTGGGGTTGGGCAAGTTGACCAGGCTGCTGAAGTGCAGATTGCTGTGCCAAAAGCAACTGTTGTTGCTGCTGAAGTTTCTGCATCAGTTGAAACTGGACCTGGTTGTCAGGCACTTGTAAATGCTGGTTGAGTGGATCAGGCAGCTGGGAATGCATTAAGTTTTGCGGATGATTTGGGCCCACAAgatgctgctgctgctgctgctgcaggTTTTGAGGAAGACTTAGAGGGAGTTGATGAGTTGGATTAGATGTTTGCTGCTGATGAAGGATATTGTTACTTCGGACAAGGGCTTGAGGCTGCAAAACTTGACTAGAGGGTAGAGTCCGAGCAACCAAATTTTGCCTTGACTGCTGAGTCATGTCATTCAGCTGTTGCGGCTGAATAATGGATCCCAGTGAGTTCATTGTAGATGGTAGCTTTGGAACTTGATCAAGTTGCTGCACTTTCTGAGGTAGCCTATGAGCATTGAACTGTAAGTTGTTGGGCTGAGGCATTTGTGGTGCTGAAAGGCCCATTTGGTGGGAAAGATCTGCTCCGTCAAAGTTTTGCATAGTAGACCCAGCCAGAGACTGCATGAAATTTGGCTGCATAGAGTTTGCCAGCAGAGGATTTTGCTGCATGTTCATCCACTGGACCAAGCTAAGCCCTGGATGAGCATCGGAATCCTTCAGGCATATATCATCACCAAGCCAAGGCATTGGCCTCTTGAATAGATTATCTAAGTCAGAGTATTCATCAGCTGCAAAATTGGCAGGCAAGGTATGCAGCTAAACCGTGTCAATAAATGAaggataaaaatgttaaagaatCCAATCATCAGCATAACACACTGAGAGAGTGCAATATTTAATAGACCAAAAATATTAAACGCAAAAATATCAATCGACATGGGAGAAAAGAAGAAACATATTCCTAAACCTGGCCCCAATCAATTTGCAGCACTCATTGCACAATCACAATCAGCAGATGCTATTTACTCCTAATCATTGCCACTCTACAGAAGGCAAAGTATCTGAGGGGAAAGAAGGCATACAAACAACCAATAGAAGGCAGCCAGGGTACTTCCGGGGAACAAAACTCCCTAAGTACATGAACTTCTAAGAAACTATTCTGGCATAAAAATAGAACTTGATTATGCAATGATAAGAGGCTATAAGATCTACTACCCAGCATTCCAGGTTGCCTAGGACGCTTAGATCTGAACAATGGAGATGGACAGATGAAAAATGGAGCTGTAACTGGTTCGATTTCCCAAATGGATACTCTATTACGTCTTTCCCCAGCAGTTGACTCGTCCCAGCCAACCTATTGAGTTAAAAACATCATCACTAAAAGGAAAACACTGTATTGCTATCATAAATATAATGAAAACAAAAACTACAAATAGTTATGAAAAAATTACCTGCAAATTACGCCATTGTGAGTTTTTCCATCTTACAGGGTCAATATCGCTGATTCCTGTAATTGTACCCATATACCTGAAGGGAAAAAGAGTTATTTCCACCATTTTTTCAACAAACGGACAAATCAAAAGTTTCTGATCCAAGAAAGCAATTAGACTTCTTAATGCTCAAGTCACATCTAAACCAAGGTTTACAATTTCCAAGTTCAATAACAAGTAAGGCAAACAGTAATTTAAATGCTTAAACATCTCTATTTGAGTTTGCCAACATGAGAGCCATAGTTAACATCCAGTTTTATAACTCAATATATGGCTAATTCAGAGATACTAATCAATAATAAAAAATGGACAAAGACTTGAAATATACTACCTTCTTGTTCCTGACTCTTCAGTTTCAAACATCATTCGAAAGCGCATGCCAGGTGATATTTGATGGTTGTACACTGCTTTATAGTACTTGGCTAAAGGAATAACAAATTCAAATAGGCTAGCCCTAAAAGACAAAGATTATTTTAGAATGAAATATGGGAGAGAAATTCTCTTCAGTAATATATACTAATAAACTCTTTTGACAAGGCTGAACTTATTTAAATGTCAGAAAGTTATTGCTTGGACCTTGGGTTATAAAACACGGTAAAAGGGCTATTGTTTGCTGCTGCATGAGCAGCTGCAGCGAGGATGCCAATATGCATGCTATCACTAGACAGTACTGATGATGATAGATTGGCAGGTTGCCTGTTAGCACGCCTTATACCCAAGAGAAGCTGCTGTGTTTCATTTCTGCTCACAAATTTTGAACATCATCATAAGAGTGATAAAACTGCCTTTGTTTTTTCTCTTTGGAAGGGAGCAGTAAAACCATAAAGTTAAGTGATTTGACAATGTTTCTGTAAAGAAAGAGACATTTAACTTTGTGAAatcagtaattaaaaataaagattcaAGCAGAACCATTACCATTACCTAATGAATAAAACTGAATCACCAGCAAAAAGTCTCTTTCCACTAACAAATAGACTCCATCCTGTTGTAAGCAAGTGGCGCTTTGGTTTTCCTGAAATTAAAAACGAGGGGATGGAATTAAATAGATAATGTGTATAAAGCACAAGCAAAAGTAAAAGAATTATTAATAATACTGTAATGGCAATCCATAGATACAACAAGCAAAAGTTCTCAAGGCAACAAAATGAACATACCACGATAGATATGGCGGAACTTCCAGACATTTTCATGCAGATCCCTGGCCACAAGTTCTTGAGCAGGTGTTTGCATCGAGAAATCCTGTCCAAAGAATCAGGAAAGGGATTAATATCTAAAGTTAACACAACCAACCTTCTAGATTAAGTAAAACTGCTTACAAGAGGAGGGAAAATCTTTTCGGCGGCACGTCGAGGAACAGAAAAACCTCCATGAGTGCTTGTATCACTTGCTGTCAACGTCTTACAGAAGAATTCAGGTTGTGGCTTATTTGACTTCAGAGAAAGATCTGATCTCAGTAACGCCTCCTTATCAAACTGCATAAAAATCTCACTAGGTTAAGTTCTTACATCCACTTACATGTTCAAAACTCTATGATATAATATTCTTCTAGGCATTTAGGATTATAAGCTCTTTACCGAAGAAACAGGTTGGAGGGTCATCTGAGCATAGACTTCATCTGTCTCTGGGTCTGCCTGCAAAACCAGTCAAGAAAAAGTGGAGAAACTGAATTTGAAAGCTCTAATCAATATTtctaaaaggaaaacaaaaaaaaaatgaattaggcAGCAGTACATGCAAGGTGACATTATGAAGGAGACATAATAGCTTAGAAGGAAGATTTGGGTAGTTCGGAATTTGAGCATCCACATCTTTCTTCATAGATGCTGCAACCTGAGATtgggatttttattgaagttagtACACATATTTAACCAAGAGGAAGATTAAATGTTAAAACAAACAACTTCTTTCATGTTCCCTATCgtcatgtaaatatatatattggaataATGCGATTTCTTACCACGATAAAATGTCAACTACCTGCTTAGTTTCTACTAAACCAAGTTTTTAAAATCCCATGACAACAACACTCAGGAAATGAACAGGGTGCAACTGACAATGGGAATAGAAGAATAAAAGAGCTGCTGTAAATGCGGTGACAGTTGTATTGGTTTCTAACCAATTGTTTCATAACTATAGTAAATAAATGCACAGAATAGAAGAAACTAAAATTTCTTTTGTCACCAGTAGTATAACATAAGCTACAAGTACGGTAATTCAACTATATGAAAACTAATAAAATTACAAAGacaaaaaaggaaaattattCTAAACATTATGttctcctcccaactacctctgACACGATTCAACACCCAACTACTTGAGTAAAATACTTACACGAGTTATTAATAAGCAAG
The sequence above is drawn from the Gossypium hirsutum isolate 1008001.06 chromosome A05, Gossypium_hirsutum_v2.1, whole genome shotgun sequence genome and encodes:
- the LOC107904307 gene encoding auxin response factor 19 isoform X1, with amino-acid sequence MNVVAAGVGSTANAAAPGSAEGEAPERRHINPELWQACAGPLVNLPAAGTHVVYFPQGHSEQVAASMKKDVDAQIPNYPNLPSKLLCLLHNVTLHADPETDEVYAQMTLQPVSSFDKEALLRSDLSLKSNKPQPEFFCKTLTASDTSTHGGFSVPRRAAEKIFPPLDFSMQTPAQELVARDLHENVWKFRHIYRGKPKRHLLTTGWSLFVSGKRLFAGDSVLFIRNETQQLLLGIRRANRQPANLSSSVLSSDSMHIGILAAAAHAAANNSPFTVFYNPRASLFEFVIPLAKYYKAVYNHQISPGMRFRMMFETEESGTRRYMGTITGISDIDPVRWKNSQWRNLQVGWDESTAGERRNRVSIWEIEPVTAPFFICPSPLFRSKRPRQPGMLADEYSDLDNLFKRPMPWLGDDICLKDSDAHPGLSLVQWMNMQQNPLLANSMQPNFMQSLAGSTMQNFDGADLSHQMGLSAPQMPQPNNLQFNAHRLPQKVQQLDQVPKLPSTMNSLGSIIQPQQLNDMTQQSRQNLVARTLPSSQVLQPQALVRSNNILHQQQTSNPTHQLPLSLPQNLQQQQQQHLVGPNHPQNLMHSQLPDPLNQHLQVPDNQVQFQLMQKLQQQQQLLLAQQSALQQPGQLAQPQDQQRQLLDASQSFSSSVTASQVLEMPQNIPTLLPQSNVAPQQMPKNNSQANVWFSQPPLQSKVQQQQTGMLPEVPGLVGPFQTTATNQFSTAVSSVMTSAAVAAPSVITDDNPSCSTSPSTNCPSVLQPMIDSKVHRSAGLGDDISQSAATVLNANALETMSTKANMVKEQQQKSVKPLLNISKSQNQGSFAPQNCINGATALADCLDTSSSTTSVCLSQSDAHLHQNTLSYNPQTMLLRDTSQEGEVQAYPRNNVSYGNNMDSQIEMPMNSDTLSAKGMMGLGKDFSNHLSSEGILASYENPKDAQQELSSSMVSQPYRVPDMAFNSIDPTINHSSFINRNAWTPPSQFQRLRTYTKVYKRGAVGRSIDITRYSGYDELKQDLARRFGIEGQLEDRGRVGWKLVYVDHENDVLLVGDDPWEEFINCVRCIKILSPQEVQQMSMDGEFGNSVLPNQDCSSSGNGNA
- the LOC107904307 gene encoding auxin response factor 19 isoform X2 translates to MGKSELTDGCLSDDAGEAPERRHINPELWQACAGPLVNLPAAGTHVVYFPQGHSEQVAASMKKDVDAQIPNYPNLPSKLLCLLHNVTLHADPETDEVYAQMTLQPVSSFDKEALLRSDLSLKSNKPQPEFFCKTLTASDTSTHGGFSVPRRAAEKIFPPLDFSMQTPAQELVARDLHENVWKFRHIYRGKPKRHLLTTGWSLFVSGKRLFAGDSVLFIRNETQQLLLGIRRANRQPANLSSSVLSSDSMHIGILAAAAHAAANNSPFTVFYNPRASLFEFVIPLAKYYKAVYNHQISPGMRFRMMFETEESGTRRYMGTITGISDIDPVRWKNSQWRNLQVGWDESTAGERRNRVSIWEIEPVTAPFFICPSPLFRSKRPRQPGMLADEYSDLDNLFKRPMPWLGDDICLKDSDAHPGLSLVQWMNMQQNPLLANSMQPNFMQSLAGSTMQNFDGADLSHQMGLSAPQMPQPNNLQFNAHRLPQKVQQLDQVPKLPSTMNSLGSIIQPQQLNDMTQQSRQNLVARTLPSSQVLQPQALVRSNNILHQQQTSNPTHQLPLSLPQNLQQQQQQHLVGPNHPQNLMHSQLPDPLNQHLQVPDNQVQFQLMQKLQQQQQLLLAQQSALQQPGQLAQPQDQQRQLLDASQSFSSSVTASQVLEMPQNIPTLLPQSNVAPQQMPKNNSQANVWFSQPPLQSKVQQQQTGMLPEVPGLVGPFQTTATNQFSTAVSSVMTSAAVAAPSVITDDNPSCSTSPSTNCPSVLQPMIDSKVHRSAGLGDDISQSAATVLNANALETMSTKANMVKEQQQKSVKPLLNISKSQNQGSFAPQNCINGATALADCLDTSSSTTSVCLSQSDAHLHQNTLSYNPQTMLLRDTSQEGEVQAYPRNNVSYGNNMDSQIEMPMNSDTLSAKGMMGLGKDFSNHLSSEGILASYENPKDAQQELSSSMVSQPYRVPDMAFNSIDPTINHSSFINRNAWTPPSQFQRLRTYTKVYKRGAVGRSIDITRYSGYDELKQDLARRFGIEGQLEDRGRVGWKLVYVDHENDVLLVGDDPWEEFINCVRCIKILSPQEVQQMSMDGEFGNSVLPNQDCSSSGNGNA